One Campylobacter massiliensis DNA window includes the following coding sequences:
- a CDS encoding histidinol-phosphatase: MRVDLHNHTPLCKHAVDEPREYVLSAINSNCEYFGFSDHAPMNFDEAYRMEFSQMDAYEGEILRLRDEFDGQIKILLGYEVDFLEGFMDERVLTRKVDYLIGSVHFLGGWGFDNPEFIGEYEKRDMDQIWRDYFYCVEKMAKSGKFDIVGHLDLLKVFKFMPKTDVRLLAKDAIDAIKKANLTVEINAAGFRKPIGEQYPSVNLLEMIAEKEIPITFGSDAHAKDQVGLNGEKCEQIARNLGFSKCAVFKNRDREFVKF; encoded by the coding sequence ATGAGAGTCGATCTACACAACCACACGCCGCTTTGCAAACACGCCGTAGATGAGCCTAGAGAGTATGTTTTAAGCGCGATAAATTCAAACTGCGAGTATTTTGGCTTTAGCGATCACGCGCCGATGAATTTTGACGAAGCGTACCGAATGGAATTTTCGCAAATGGACGCTTATGAGGGCGAGATTTTGCGCCTTAGAGACGAATTTGACGGGCAGATAAAAATCCTACTCGGCTATGAAGTCGATTTTTTAGAAGGCTTTATGGACGAGCGGGTTTTAACGCGCAAAGTTGATTACCTCATCGGTTCGGTGCATTTTTTAGGCGGCTGGGGCTTTGATAATCCCGAATTTATCGGCGAATACGAAAAACGCGATATGGATCAAATTTGGCGAGATTATTTTTACTGCGTCGAAAAGATGGCAAAGTCCGGTAAATTTGACATCGTCGGGCATTTGGATTTGCTAAAGGTATTTAAATTTATGCCAAAAACCGACGTTAGACTCCTTGCCAAAGACGCGATCGACGCTATAAAAAAGGCAAATTTGACGGTCGAGATAAATGCGGCCGGCTTTAGAAAACCGATCGGCGAGCAGTATCCGAGCGTAAATTTACTAGAAATGATCGCCGAAAAAGAAATCCCTATCACCTTCGGCTCAGACGCACACGCAAAAGACCAAGTCGGTCTAAACGGCGAAAAATGCGAGCAAATCGCTAGAAATTTAGGATTTAGCAAGTGTGCGGTATTTAAAAACCGCGATAGAGAATTTGTAAAATTTTAG
- a CDS encoding chemotaxis protein produces the protein MTQEELDALMAGDFEDEEIGEETAEEIAPPAEESAKKTDPAPSEQIINYEGTEMRISSNMPWPPPPPTDDHKMVHQLDDVTKDSEEKATQMFDKLDAINNFSMDAESGLSEIISGIEANIEIFTKLHEKFPNIATFAEALEKNNALKSSAETTLDNVRMAEDEIMMAMDMMQYQDIHRQKIERVINVMRALSKYMSSLFEGKIDDEKRVASAVHIAGDTHTENLVSNDDIEALIESLGKK, from the coding sequence ATGACGCAAGAAGAACTTGACGCCTTGATGGCGGGCGATTTCGAAGATGAAGAGATCGGCGAGGAAACAGCGGAAGAAATTGCGCCGCCTGCGGAAGAGAGCGCGAAAAAAACCGATCCGGCGCCGAGTGAACAGATAATAAACTACGAGGGCACCGAGATGCGTATATCCTCAAATATGCCGTGGCCTCCGCCTCCACCGACTGACGATCACAAGATGGTTCACCAGCTAGACGACGTCACAAAGGATAGCGAGGAAAAAGCCACGCAGATGTTTGACAAGCTTGATGCGATCAATAACTTTTCAATGGACGCGGAGAGCGGACTTAGCGAGATTATCAGCGGTATCGAGGCTAATATCGAAATTTTTACCAAACTGCACGAAAAATTCCCAAATATCGCTACTTTTGCCGAGGCGCTAGAGAAAAATAACGCACTAAAAAGCTCTGCAGAAACGACTCTAGATAACGTCAGGATGGCCGAAGACGAGATAATGATGGCGATGGATATGATGCAGTATCAAGACATCCACCGCCAAAAGATCGAGCGCGTCATCAACGTCATGCGCGCGCTTAGCAAGTATATGAGCAGCCTGTTTGAAGGCAAGATCGACGACGAGAAGCGCGTGGCCTCGGCAGTACATATCGCGGGCGATACGCACACCGAAAATCTCGTCAGCAACGACGACATCGAAGCTCTGATAGAAAGTTTGGGCAAAAAATAG
- a CDS encoding tyrosine-type recombinase/integrase, translating to MMTLAQVDRWIEKQTNSKDFTIRIKIPGYEKFRLEISQTGKKTIRMYYYKNGKVTYPLVGEILYVNFEDCFRKGSLYIKEDKEPISAKTFNQVWEKFINDENIGLKPITISKYKVRYNKYIFPFLGYMNIEDISLVDIKTKIFTPNEKALAPTLNCTI from the coding sequence ATGATGACACTAGCTCAAGTTGATCGCTGGATCGAGAAACAAACAAACTCCAAAGACTTTACTATTCGTATAAAAATACCGGGATATGAAAAATTCCGTTTAGAGATTTCTCAAACCGGAAAGAAAACGATCCGTATGTATTATTACAAAAACGGAAAAGTTACATATCCCTTGGTAGGAGAGATTCTGTATGTAAATTTCGAGGATTGTTTCAGAAAAGGTTCCTTATATATAAAGGAAGACAAAGAGCCTATTTCGGCAAAAACCTTTAATCAAGTATGGGAGAAATTCATTAATGATGAGAATATCGGACTAAAGCCCATAACTATCTCTAAATACAAAGTTAGATACAATAAATACATATTCCCCTTTTTAGGCTATATGAATATCGAGGATATTTCTCTAGTCGATATTAAAACTAAAATCTTTACTCCTAACGAAAAAGCCCTAGCACCAACATTAAATTGTACTATATAA
- a CDS encoding tyrosine-type recombinase/integrase, whose protein sequence is MKFAKKRNWVSQNVLKDFKFSEEYDAPSRKNSGHYPKIVDTEDLKNFLINVSTNEKINLKRRILILFALSTALRSMNIYDLRWRDIDFEKKLIKIEKERMKGELKTLKSRQDFILPICDTMVSLLEKLKKLDKVTKPNAKVFEGISDQKINYFLTKIAGITKHGLRGTMKTFAMKRMMDHKIPNFFIELYMYHSPSISDVEASYIDARYDDGDIQAILRSLANWWDSYLRDLYDFRKFLLNEGDEDEFSL, encoded by the coding sequence TTGAAATTTGCTAAAAAGCGCAACTGGGTTTCTCAAAACGTGCTAAAAGATTTTAAATTTTCGGAAGAGTACGATGCCCCAAGTCGCAAAAACTCAGGACACTATCCTAAAATAGTAGACACTGAAGATTTAAAGAACTTTCTTATAAACGTTTCAACTAACGAAAAAATTAATCTTAAACGTAGAATATTGATACTTTTCGCTCTATCTACCGCTTTAAGGTCAATGAATATTTACGATCTACGCTGGCGAGATATAGATTTCGAGAAAAAGCTAATAAAGATAGAAAAAGAAAGAATGAAAGGCGAGTTGAAGACGCTTAAATCTCGCCAAGACTTTATTTTGCCAATTTGCGATACTATGGTTTCTTTACTAGAAAAGCTTAAAAAACTAGATAAGGTGACAAAACCTAACGCCAAGGTATTTGAAGGTATTTCTGATCAGAAAATAAATTATTTTCTTACAAAAATTGCCGGCATAACAAAACACGGACTCCGCGGAACGATGAAAACCTTTGCAATGAAACGCATGATGGACCATAAAATCCCGAACTTCTTCATCGAACTATATATGTATCATAGTCCTTCAATCTCTGACGTAGAAGCTAGCTATATTGATGCTAGATACGATGACGGAGATATTCAAGCTATCTTAAGAAGTTTGGCTAACTGGTGGGATTCTTACTTAAGAGATCTTTATGATTTTAGAAAATTTCTATTAAACGAAGGAGATGAAGATGAATTTTCATTGTGA
- the glnA gene encoding type I glutamate--ammonia ligase: protein MGKFVKSVDHFFDFCKEHEVKFVDFRFTDMNGAWHSISYNIKFVEKDHFVNGIPMDASSLGGWQPIERSDMLMCPEATSAFLDPFTADVTVVVFADIYDIYKGQIYEKCPRSIAKKAMAYVKESGMGDVAYFGPENEFFIFDNVKIVDSPNCAMFEVDSEEGEWNDARDFKDSYNTGHRPRRKGGYLMTQPTDSMVDLRAEMMQVLEQVGLEVMLGHHEVAQGQGELGVKFGTLLEAADNVQIYKYVVKMVAHLNGKTATFMPKPLYGDNGSGMHVHQSVWKDGKNLFYGEGKYANLSDFARWYIGGILKHARSVAAFTNPSTNSYKRLIPGFEAPSILTYSSQNRSASIRIPYGSGEKSVRAEMRFPDGTANPYLAFSAMLMAGLDGVKHKMEPVGPMDENLFKLTLDEIRERGIEQLPHTLRGSLEALIRDNEYLRPIMTPTFINAYQHYKFESQVWPYEARPTPYEFKTCFSC, encoded by the coding sequence ATGGGAAAATTCGTAAAAAGCGTCGATCATTTTTTTGATTTTTGCAAAGAACACGAGGTTAAATTCGTGGATTTTAGATTTACCGATATGAACGGCGCCTGGCACAGCATATCTTATAACATAAAATTCGTAGAAAAAGATCACTTCGTAAACGGCATACCGATGGACGCGAGTTCGCTAGGAGGATGGCAACCGATCGAAAGAAGCGATATGCTGATGTGTCCCGAGGCGACCAGCGCCTTTTTAGATCCGTTTACCGCCGACGTTACGGTCGTGGTTTTTGCCGATATTTACGACATTTACAAGGGTCAAATTTACGAAAAATGCCCACGCTCGATAGCCAAAAAAGCTATGGCCTACGTCAAAGAAAGCGGCATGGGAGACGTGGCGTATTTCGGGCCGGAGAACGAGTTTTTTATATTTGATAACGTAAAAATAGTAGACAGTCCAAACTGCGCGATGTTTGAAGTAGATAGCGAAGAAGGCGAGTGGAACGACGCTAGAGACTTTAAAGACAGCTACAACACCGGTCACCGCCCAAGAAGAAAAGGCGGCTATCTGATGACGCAACCGACCGATAGCATGGTCGATCTGCGCGCCGAGATGATGCAGGTTTTAGAGCAAGTAGGCCTCGAAGTCATGCTAGGACACCATGAGGTCGCGCAAGGACAAGGCGAGCTTGGCGTTAAATTTGGCACCCTTCTTGAAGCGGCCGATAACGTGCAAATTTACAAATACGTCGTTAAAATGGTAGCCCACCTAAACGGCAAAACGGCGACGTTTATGCCAAAACCGCTCTACGGCGACAACGGTAGCGGCATGCACGTGCATCAGTCGGTATGGAAAGACGGCAAAAATTTATTCTACGGCGAGGGAAAATACGCAAACTTAAGCGATTTTGCGCGCTGGTACATCGGCGGGATTTTAAAACACGCAAGGAGCGTCGCGGCATTTACAAACCCGAGCACAAACAGCTACAAGCGCCTAATACCGGGCTTTGAGGCGCCGTCTATCCTAACGTATTCTAGCCAAAACCGCTCCGCCTCGATCCGCATCCCATACGGCTCGGGAGAAAAATCGGTCCGCGCCGAAATGCGCTTCCCTGACGGTACGGCAAACCCGTATTTGGCATTTTCAGCGATGCTGATGGCGGGACTTGACGGCGTAAAACACAAGATGGAGCCGGTCGGCCCGATGGATGAAAATTTATTTAAACTCACGCTTGACGAGATCCGCGAACGCGGTATCGAGCAGCTCCCACACACGCTAAGAGGTAGCCTTGAGGCGCTAATTCGCGACAACGAATACCTACGCCCGATCATGACTCCGACGTTTATAAACGCGTATCAGCATTATAAATTCGAGAGTCAAGTATGGCCGTACGAAGCGCGACCTACTCCATACGAGTTTAAAACCTGCTTTTCTTGCTAA
- a CDS encoding plasmid mobilization protein, producing the protein MIKNENIKFRISADLKALLKEKASRVGISESEFIRKSILNSEIVMKVTKEIDPQIRFNFYRAAKNINQIAKALNVIVKRDQIDRNFQTEILENLFKNEQLLNQIYNLLKESK; encoded by the coding sequence ATGATAAAAAACGAAAACATAAAGTTTCGGATCTCGGCGGATCTGAAAGCTCTTTTGAAAGAAAAAGCTAGCCGAGTAGGTATATCTGAATCAGAGTTTATTAGAAAATCTATCCTAAACTCTGAAATCGTAATGAAAGTTACGAAAGAGATTGATCCGCAAATCAGATTTAATTTTTATCGCGCGGCGAAGAACATAAATCAGATCGCCAAGGCTTTAAACGTAATTGTAAAAAGAGATCAAATCGATCGAAATTTTCAAACGGAAATCCTCGAAAATCTTTTTAAAAACGAACAGCTTTTGAATCAAATTTACAATCTACTCAAGGAGTCAAAATGA
- a CDS encoding AAA family ATPase → MNFHCDPWEYMGADVGSLPPFQNIDETIITKDRLIVNKECAKALERARKLRLCAQDKLNTESNWLIPYVIQKQSIVVLYAPAGSGKTFAAWGLAKFSYLTKKASEVFYFDGDNGLSVIFDRGAEELIKYKNFNYIAMNNPRIHKEFGEIDNLKLLKEIVNSKENLSNMLFVIDSLKDFVGELDMESGKDMKTYFRDYIMNLRLRGATIVLLHHTNKAIKKKDGTVDTNQLTFTGSQQMLNSLETAYMVVPNNGDTAQQDGYIAYDFIGEKRRVGGNNLKLTVFTRFENNHKNLDIELEVPNMQAYIRNKKELKTIEKITNILLEHGDTELEVLFKKLKKHRRDRLLAQVLQDYELIFWKTYFLNRKKYLSIIKG, encoded by the coding sequence ATGAATTTTCATTGTGATCCATGGGAGTACATGGGGGCCGATGTCGGAAGTTTGCCCCCTTTTCAAAACATTGATGAAACGATTATAACAAAAGATCGCTTAATCGTCAATAAAGAGTGCGCAAAAGCTTTGGAGCGTGCAAGAAAATTAAGGCTATGCGCTCAGGACAAATTAAACACGGAATCAAACTGGTTAATCCCTTATGTTATACAAAAGCAAAGCATCGTAGTCCTTTACGCTCCCGCAGGAAGCGGAAAGACTTTTGCAGCTTGGGGATTGGCAAAATTCTCATATTTAACGAAAAAGGCATCCGAAGTTTTCTATTTTGATGGAGATAACGGGCTATCGGTTATATTCGATCGCGGAGCCGAAGAGCTTATAAAGTATAAGAATTTTAACTACATTGCGATGAATAATCCGCGGATACACAAAGAATTCGGCGAAATCGATAATCTTAAGCTTCTTAAAGAGATCGTAAATTCAAAAGAAAATCTATCAAATATGCTCTTCGTGATCGATAGCTTAAAGGACTTTGTAGGCGAGCTAGATATGGAGAGCGGCAAGGATATGAAGACGTATTTTCGCGACTATATAATGAATTTACGCCTTCGAGGAGCTACAATCGTTCTTTTGCATCATACAAACAAGGCTATTAAGAAAAAAGACGGAACCGTAGACACCAATCAACTAACCTTTACGGGAAGTCAGCAGATGTTAAACTCCCTAGAAACTGCATACATGGTAGTTCCCAACAATGGAGATACGGCTCAACAAGATGGGTATATAGCTTACGATTTTATCGGGGAAAAGCGCAGAGTTGGGGGAAACAATTTAAAGCTTACCGTTTTTACGAGATTTGAAAATAATCATAAAAACTTAGATATCGAACTTGAAGTTCCAAACATGCAAGCATATATCAGAAACAAAAAAGAGTTAAAGACTATCGAAAAAATAACGAACATTTTGCTTGAGCATGGAGATACGGAGCTTGAGGTTTTATTTAAAAAGCTCAAGAAACACCGAAGAGATCGCTTGTTGGCACAAGTTCTACAAGACTATGAGCTAATCTTTTGGAAAACGTATTTCTTGAATAGAAAAAAATACCTAAGTATAATAAAAGGTTAA